ACTGAATTTAATAATATAAGTTTTATTGATTCACCCCAATCCATACTAATGTATGTATATAGGAGCCTGATCGAACATGTTTACACCACATTGAAGCTTACGCTTAATTGCCCTTAAACAACAACATCTCAAAGAAAACTTAAGACTAGCAACTAGGACATATACGAGTACTAACTTAGTTAGAACTCGGTCACTGGTAATACATACTTCCTAAAACCATCTCAATATCATCCGTAATGGCTATGGCATCCTTTGTTGCACCTTGTATTCCCATTCTTGATAGTCCAGCACAATACAATTTATTCTTTCCTTTCCAGTGGTTTGGGAAACGGTTCTTTGGAAATCCATCGCCTTTTAGTATATAGTCATAATCCTACAAAATTTATTGAATTGACCATATTAAAGTTTTTAAGTAATAATAACAACATAGTTTACCATGAGTAAAATGATTAATTGGCTAGCTAGGGATAGGAAATTGTAGCATTGgatatatatgtatgtatgtatgcaCGTACCTTAAGCCATTCACAAGCCGTGCTTTTAAACCCGGTTGCAAATATTATTGCGTCAAAGTCTAACTCAACTTTATCTTCAAACACTACTGTACTCTTATTAATACACTCTATTCCTGGTAAAACctgtattttattaaataaatacaaGTAAGAAATCACGTAAAAATATCAAATGATCGATAGATAATATGGTATCTAGCGTGATTTTCTTCACACAAAATAATtccaaaaaaagggaaaaaagaaaaaaaatactttttaaaattaattcattgaattTCTTTTGATCGTGTTAAAAACAAGGgaaaattgaaattgtatgTATATATTTAAAGCACCTATGACTATGAGGTGTATTTTTAGGATTGTCCCCATGCATTGTAACAGCAACTATTTAAGGGATGAAACAAGAATTCCTCTCCTCTACtcaaaaaattaatcaaaaaaatattactTTCCTCATAAATTCCCAATTTTTAGGGGGGGAAAAAGTAAGTAAAAACGCATAACAATTATTAGTTTAAACAATAATAATGGCAAAAAACCACTAGTCTTTGCTATtccgtattttttattttaagtaacAAAAGGTTTTTTATAGAcatcctaaacaaaattaggaaaataatttttatgGACTGGAAAAATTTACTTTTCATTTTAATGCAAGCAAGGAACTTCAAATTAAACGGAAACTTTTTTTACCTTAATATCCCCGGATTGGATTTTGGCGATAGTACCAACATCGAGAACGGGGCTCCTACCCTTATTAACCTTTAGGGAAAACGGGCCTTCCTTTGGTCGGATAATACCGTACTTAGACAAATCCCCGTACATCAATTTGCTAGCCAAACTGACTAGAGCATCTACTGTTGAAAGACTGAAGTATTTGATCAAATGCATTCCCACAAATACCATTTCTCTGCCCACCACATGAACCTTCATAAAACAATATAAAAcacaatgtaaagaacattatgaaacagacaAACAGAACGGGTAAAGATCAATttgataaattaaaattaaggaGTGTAGTATGGTCTAACCGGATTTCTAATAACAATTGAGGTGTTAGCTCCAGAGTTGCATAAATCGTAGCTAATTTCCATCCCAGAATTACCACATCCCACGACCAAAACATCCTTGTCTTGAAACTCTCGACCAGACTTATACTCACTCGAATGCATGAAATCTCCTTTAAAATCATTCAACCCGGGGATATCAGGGATGTAACCCTTGCCATTTTCACCTGATGCAACAATCAAAAAACTAGCGACGAAAGTTTTCGTCACCTTGTTTTTAGTGTGCCTAGCTTCAACTACCCATTTCCCATTATTCTCATCAAAGGAAGCAGATTCAACAGCATGATGGTAACGTGGCGAAATTTCAAACTCTTCCACATACTCATCAATGTACTTAATAAAATCATGCTTACCCATGTACTTATTAGCGTCTGGTGCATGGGGTTTCAAAGGTAAGGAGCAAAACTCTTTTGCAAGATGAAGATGGCAACGATCATAAGCGCGTTTCTTCCAAAGAGAAGCACAACAATCTTCCCTCTCAAGGACAATGTAAGGAATAGCTTTGTGGCGTAAACATGCTGCAATACCAAGTCCTGCAGGACCGGCTCCTACAACTAAGAccattgtttcttccattgtattttttattcttttaatttttttttttaaaagatgaCAAAATACAAGGAAGAAATTTTTGACTTAGGAGGTTATGTTTGGAGTGGGTGATATTATGACTTGAGGAGGAATTGAGGTTATATAGTGTTTATGGAATAGCCCTCCAGATTGTCCTAGAGTATATATAGGAGGTTGTGCTTAATATTTTCCTAAATGTAAGATACACCTAACTATCTTATGGGATTTGACCCTAATTACTCATGGTAAACTTAGTAAAAAGAAAATTTTGAGTTAATGATTTTTTGGTACCTTTTAGAGGGCGCGTATTGGCACATGGTGTTACTGATGCATGACAAAATAATGATTTTCTATATTTAATAGGAACATAATCTATTCAAAAAAGTTAAGAAATTAGTAAAGGGTATTTCTGTAAACTTTTTATTGTATCAGTATTGATTTTTTTCCTTAACAATTTATACGTTAAAATGGAATAATTAaacaaaatgagaaataaatcaAATTTTAGTTTTGTATAGTTTTTAGTTTAGGATGGAAATGAgtcaaaaaggaaacaaatcgTAAAATATGTTAATAGGTGTCCAAATGAAAGTTAATTATTTTTCCCCAATGAAGGAAACAAATCGTATAACCAAATTCTTACTACATACCCCCAAGCCCAAGTCACAATGAAATAAAACCCAAAAATGAAAATGTCTATAGGTGAAAAGACACTTAGAGATCTTTTGGATCGATTAatttgaattaaactgaactacaccgttaaattaaactaaattgaacTGACAAATAAAAATAGGGtatcaaaacatacaaatttgTGTTTGCTTCCTTAAATTTCACTTAAACAATAGCCGGAGTACATGTTAAAAAACAGGCCTTCGAGATTAATCACCCTCCATTCCTTATAGATATTCACATTCATTGTTCTCGAAGTTCAAGTTAGAAATATTTAACCGTCCATGATGATTTATCTAATCTTTTCAACATAATTTGTATATTTACAGTCTTATTTTTATAGTTTCTTTTCATATGCAGTTACAGAAATTTTGTTAAAGGTGTACATTAAAAGACGCTTAAAATACAGATGGAAATTAGAAATATTTAAGGAATAGAGATCGAGAATAGATAATATAAAAAGCAACAAACTACAAAGGTGTATTTTACCAAATTTTGCTGATGGATTCACTAAAATGCAATTACTATGAGTATTTAATAAATTTCgaagttattttttaaaatatattatgTGCATTATATTGTTTAATTCTTATGCacataattatgtgttgtgacTGGAAGCAAAATATTAATAAGGAAACAATTTATATAACTATATTATGAATTTAATATTAGAAAACTTtaatttatgcatgtatggatCTAGATTTCTCTTAAATTGACTTCAATATTTTCACTTCAAAaaagttggaaaaaaaaatgaaattttgcaTATATATTCATAAATATAACATTCCAAACAATAAAGATTTTGGAATCTTAACTTTGCACTAGCTAGCTCTACACATATTTCTATATTTAAGGTTTAATTTTTCTTTCCTATATTTTCACCTTTTAAAATAGAATTGCGTACAAAAGATATTTGACTAATTAAATATGTTAAGTGTATATTGTATCGTAGAACGGAAGACGTAATAATCATActacccaaattcttatatgagactgtcctcaccattaactgatggtgagaccagttcacacttgcaaatttaggtatgttatttctatagtttagacatgttactttttttttatataattttagaggaggtactttttttagtttaggtatgttacttctatagtttatacatgttactttttttatacggagtagttttaggggagataccttcttagtttaggtatgttacttctatagtttagacatgttactttttttttttaataattttagaggaggtatttttttttagtttaggtatgttacttctatagtttagacatgttacttttttttttatatacgaaatagttttaggggaggtacgtttttagtttaggtatgttacttctatagtttagacatgttactttttttatataattttagaggaggtacttttttagtttaggtatgttacttctatagtttaaatctattacttttttttatatagttttatgggaggtacgctattagtttcgcgctcgtcacaccatcaagttgatggtgtgactggtctcacaggagacgcgctgatCATAGTAATATGAGAGTTAGTATAATTTGACGCCAGGAAgactaatactccctccgtatttatttaagagatacacttggtcgggcacgggtattaagaaaaagaattgaatgtaataaagtaataaaacaagtggggttgggtagatattttaataagtaaaacaagtggggaccatgtcattttaggggattGGTGGTGGGGATGGGGTGtatatagattatttaattagatggtggggttgataagttactaaaaatggcaagtgtatctcttaaataaatacggccggaaaagacaagtgtatcccttaaataaatacagagagaGTACTTCATACGTAGTTATTCAagaaaattaacataattaataatcaaCTCTTATATACTACGTACATAATGTCGAAGTTCCATTTTCACGTTACATAATTAAGTACGTGCAGTCATGCACTATGTATGTTAATCACTAAGGAGAGAATATACAGAAAAGAGGAAGACACTTAAGGAGTAAGTAATTAACATGCATGCAAAGTTGGAAACATGGTTAATAATGCTGGTTCATTGCACACTCATCATTAGACCTGTTAAACGGGTCGGTTAGGTCGGATTGTGAAAAAATATTTACCGGGTCGGTCACTTCGGGTTTGGGTTTACAAATGTTTGTTTAAGACTCATAATTTTCGGGTCCGGATCGACCCAACGGGttaagagattttaaaacgcgtatTGTATTTTCATTCATATATTTAAGTaacaaatatacaaaatatgcgCAAAAGTTGACAAAATTTCCTACAAAAGtgtatatttagtcaaattcaaccataaaatggcgtataattcaaattaaaatcatattacacccaaCAATAGTAACAACAACGTGTTTACTATGCTTCAAGttcctcataatctcatttattactataaatataatgATTTTCTATCGGTCGGGTCAAAAATGGGTTATGTCGACCCATTACTTTCGGATTTCTCgatttcggataaaatcggattACGGGTCATGAAATCTTGTTCAAGATCTAGGATTTTTGGGTCGGATTCGGGTCGCTTTTCGGGTTGGGCCGATTTTAACAGGTCTACTCATTATCATATAATGATGAAAAAACAAATTTATGAAATACAAGTTGGGTTTCCATTGatcctatttatagtgttataATATATTGCCTAATTAGATTCGGAAACCTAATATGAGTAGAACTATTGGTTTAATATATtcaacaatttttttaaaaaaaagatataCACATATTACGTCTGCTATTTCTAAATTTTCGACATTTTTTGtacgtaaaattaataatttccaatgtgaaaaataaattcatatcaTTTGTATTTTTAATGACAACATAATTACGAggggtcaaaaattccgtcgtaaAAGTTTTTTACGACGGgctaacaatcaaacaaagaTAGGAACAACCGTCGCTAATATATTTTACGACGTGATTTTCCATTAATGACGACCTCCTTTTATGACGGATTCAAttcacgacaggaaatcccgtcattaatcaacgatttttgatctttaacgacgggatttcccatcgttaatggtacaatttcttgtagtgaacgTAATATAAGTCGTTTATGGTAGTTAAGGAAGCACAAGAAAGTTAAACATAACATGAAGGGGAGATGGAAGGGGAAATACACATCTCTAGCAGTCATTGTGTACAACTCTGTTCTATAAGATAATAAGGGAACTCATGAAGTCATTTAAGTAATTACCTTTTTGGTGTCCCCTATAGACTATAATGCCCTTTAGTAAGTTCACAATTTaactaaattaatttaaataactaaATCGTTATaaggataaattgttttttaccacctaaaaaaatcaaaaaaaaatattttttaccacctaaaaaaatggaaaaacagatgaaaatgttatgtgTGGGGCCACAATAACGATAATGTTTCTGATATGTTCTCttcttccacgatttcatgtatGTAACTCTCTTCTTTTCCATCGCTTTCTTATCTTCCAtgacttcaaataatttttcacggccattaattcataaattgacaaaatttaatGGAAGTAAAGAGAGAATTGAAGagtgaaagagttaaagaaaatcacaaaATGAGTATAAAAATTTGGAGGGAAATTGAATTATGTAGCCACACATAaaggtttcatctatttttcgTTTTCagttggtaaaaaacaagttttaaatttttttaggtggtaaaatacaagttttagtttattaggtggtaaaaaataatttttcgatttttatagTGGTAAAAAAACAATTCGTCTTGTAATAATTCTAAAAactaattataaatttaatgtcATATCACAAATAAGGAAATAAAATCTTTCACATTTTAGTATATGAAAGACATTTGCAATTTGACAGCTAAAAGTCAACaggaaatttaaaataattttcaacCATCTTAAATTTGAATCCTTAAATTCTCTCTTTCGTAATTTACGAAAATTTCTAATCCCTTAATTCGCCCTCCATTAAATTTGCAATCTCTTTATTATCTCCTTAATTTTTACGAAGTACAATCTTTATATGTTATCAGCTATCAAACCCCTTTTTTGTAACCACCTTATCCCTGATAATAGCCATTTACTTAAAGAGTCACAACCTCCTAGGCTGCCTCATACCCGTTCCTTATTGTGGTTTCTTGCCGCCGCTATATCCTTTCACCCGTTTTATAAAATTGATAGATGGATGAGCATGAGAATGGCCATAAGACATTCAATAAAGCCTCCTGTGATCATGTTAAAATATAATAATGtaacttttttattatattcaattcgcacgcatcgcatacatatataagactagtatatatatatatatatatatatatatatatatatatatatatatatatatatatatatatatatatatatatatatatatatatatatatatatatatatatatatatatatatatatatatatatatatatatatatatataagattaGTCATCTATATTACATCTCTCTGAatccggatcctctagagttttaataaaattctacaagGTAAAGGGAAAAATCAAGAAGTggatattgatgagaaaaaatatG
This sequence is a window from Spinacia oleracea cultivar Varoflay chromosome 1, BTI_SOV_V1, whole genome shotgun sequence. Protein-coding genes within it:
- the LOC110801690 gene encoding probable indole-3-pyruvate monooxygenase YUCCA10; translation: MEETMVLVVGAGPAGLGIAACLRHKAIPYIVLEREDCCASLWKKRAYDRCHLHLAKEFCSLPLKPHAPDANKYMGKHDFIKYIDEYVEEFEISPRYHHAVESASFDENNGKWVVEARHTKNKVTKTFVASFLIVASGENGKGYIPDIPGLNDFKGDFMHSSEYKSGREFQDKDVLVVGCGNSGMEISYDLCNSGANTSIVIRNPVHVVGREMVFVGMHLIKYFSLSTVDALVSLASKLMYGDLSKYGIIRPKEGPFSLKVNKGRSPVLDVGTIAKIQSGDIKVLPGIECINKSTVVFEDKVELDFDAIIFATGFKSTACEWLKDYDYILKGDGFPKNRFPNHWKGKNKLYCAGLSRMGIQGATKDAIAITDDIEMVLGSMYYQ